The DNA segment GGAGAGCTCCTCGGATCGGGCCGCACGGCCGACGTCTACGTGCTCGACACGGGGTGGGTGCTGCGCCGCGACCGCGAGGGCCGGGGGGACGCGGCGGCCGAGGCGGCCGTGATGACGTACGTACGACGGCACGGCTACCCGGCGCCCCGGGTGCGCCCCACCGGCTCGCGCACCGAACTGGTCCTGGAGCGGCTGTCCGGGCCGACCCTGCTCGCCGCCCTCGTCGCGGGCCGGGTGGGTCCGGCGGAGGCGGGCGCGCTGCTCGCCGGGCTGCTGCGGCGGCTGCACGCCCTGCCCGGACGGGACCCGGCCGATCCCGGGGCGCGGGTGCTGCACCTGGATCTGCATCCCGACAACGTGATGCTCACCCCGGACGGGCCCCGCGTCATCGACTGGTCCAACGCCGAGGACGGCGGCCCCGGCCTGGACTGGGGCATGTCGGCGGTGATCCTCGGCCAGGTCGCCGTGGGTTCCACCGCGCTGGCCGAACCGGCCCGCGCCTCGCTCGTCGCACTGCTCGCCGGACCGTCCCCGCTCGGCCGGGAGGCGGTCGCGGAGGCGTTGCGGCGCAGGGCGGCGAATCCGACGATGAGCGCGGAGGAGACGGAATCGCTCCGAGAAGCGGGCGAGTTGGTGCGAAAGGTGGCACAACTGACCTGAGCGGACTTGCGTGTTGGCTGAAAGTACGGGTACCCCACCGGAGCGCGCATGGCTGTTTCGGCCAGAGGGTGGGGTGGGTGGTGTCCCGTTGGCGAGGTACATCGCATTTGTGCCGGCCGGGCTCCCCGGGTGAAGGTGGCCCGAGCGGCGCGGAGTTGGCATATTGCGGTCAGACGTGACCGCTCGCAGCCTCCGGGGGAATGGTGCGGACAACCAGGAAGATGCGCCGGTTCGCCAACGAGCTGATCGACCCCCTGCGCGTGTCGATCCCCGCCGACCCCGCCGACCTGCTGGACGCCCTGGTCGAGTCCGCGATCCGCTGGCGCGGGCGCCCCATCGTCGTCCATCAGGCGAACTTTCCGCCGGGGACCTCCGCGACCGGACTGTGGATCGAGCGCGCCGGCCGCGACGACATCGTCATCGAGGCCGACGCCCCGCCCTGGATGAAGCTCGTGATCCTCGGCCACGAGCTGTGGCACATGGCCGACGACGACCCCGCCCACCGGGCCGCGCACACCGAGGCCGCCCCCGCGCCCGACGGCACCGTGGCGACCGCCGCCCGCACCCGTTTCCTGGAGGCCGCCGAGCAGCGCGCCGACCTCTTCGGCATGCTGATCGGCGACCGGCTGCGGCCCTGGCTGAAAGCGTCCCCCGACTCCGTGTACGCGGCGCACACCTCCGGCCACGACGACCTCGCCGGACGCATCGGCGCGGCCCTCAACTACCGCGGGGCCAGATGAGCGACGTGATCAACTACGCCAGCTGCGGGCTGCTCTGGCTCGGCCTGCTGACCAAGGCGCCCGACCTGGCGCGCCGCTGGCGGGACCCCTTCCTGCTCACCCTCAGCGCGGTGCTGGCCCTCGCCTCGCTGGGCTTCCTGCTCGGCGCCCCCGGCACGGTCGGCTTCGTCAACGACGCGAGCGGCGTGCCCAACCTCGCCGCGCCGCTGACCTACGGGTCCGTCACCGCGTACGGCGCCGCCTCCCTCGCGCTCGTCATGCGCTGGCGCGGCGGCCCCGGCACCGGCCGCGCGATCCGCCGCTGGACCCTCGGCTACACCGCCGTACTCGCGGGCGTCGCCGCCCTGTTCCTGCTCGGCGACGCCGCCGTGGAGCGCCGTACGGACTTCGACACGTACTACGCCACCACGCCGTACATCGCCGAGATGATCGTCCTGTACCTCGGCGCGCATCTGACCGCCGTCGTCGTCACCGCGTGCCGCTCCCTGTCCTGGGCCCGGCAGCTGCGCGGCCCGCTGCGCGCCGGACTGGTCACGATGGGCGCGGGAAACCTCGTCGGCTGCGGCTACAGCGTGGCCAAACTCCTCGCCGTGGGCGCCCGTTGGTGCGGCCGGGACTGGGTCGTGCTCGGTACGACGTTCCCGGCGGCCTGCGCCGGACTCGGGGCCGCGATCACCGTGATCGGCATCGTGATCCCGCTGCTCGCCCCCTTCCTGGCCGTACGGGCCCGCTGCTGGCGGGCGTTCGCGCGGCTCGGTCCGCTGGAGCGGACGCTGACCGGGCTGCTCACCCGCGAGGGCCTGCGCGCGCCGCGCCCGCTGTGGCCCTCCGCCACCCGCTGGCTGACCTGGCGGCAGAGCTCCATCTACAACGGACTGCACCACCTGGGGCGCCACTTGGACGAGGGGCTGTTCCGGCAGACGTACGCCGACCGGGCGCGGGCGGGCGCCGATCCGCAGGACGCGGAGGCCGCCGCGTGGGCCGCCGTCATCGCCGCCGCCCTGCGGGCACCGCGCGACGGGGGGCCGGAGACGGTCGTCCCGCTCACCGGCCGGCCCGACCTCCCGGTGCTGCTGCGCATCTCCGACGCCCTCGCCGAGGGCACCGGCCACCGCGCCCTGGCCGTGTGCTGAGGGGGCCCGCCGCACCATGAGCCTGATCGTGTACACGGTGGCGAGCCTGTTCACCGTGACCGCCCTGCTGATCTTCCGCCGGCCGCGCCTGGCCCTGCGGGACCCGCTGACCGCCTCCACCTGTGTGTCGATCTTCCTCGGCGGGCTCTGCTTCTTCTGCTCGGCCCCCGTCACCCTGGGCGCGGTCAACGACCTCACCCACGTCCCCAACTTCGGCGCCCCGATGACCTACAGCGTCATCTCCGCCTACAGCGCCTCCCTGCTGATCCTGCTGATCAACTGGCGCGGGGGCCCCGCCGAGCGGGTGCGCGGCCAGGTGGTGCGGGTCGCCACCGTGTACAGCCTGCTGATCATCGCCGTGATCACGCTGTTCGCGCTCGCCCACGCGCCCGTCGAACGGCTGCGGGACCTCGACACCTACTACGCGAACACGCCGTACATGCGCGAGATGATCGTGCTGTACCTCCTCGGGCACGGCGCCTGCGCGGTGATCACCATCTATGTGTGTCTGCGCTGGTCCCGGGAGGTGACCGGCATCCTGCGGACCGGGCTGCGGCTCATCATGGCGGGCCTGGCCGTGGACGTGCTCGGCTTCGAGGGCGCCAAGGCGACCGCGGTGATGGCCCGTTGGGCGGGGTACGACCTGGACCGGCTGTCCACCGGGCTGGCCCCGCGCGCCGCCGCGCTGGGCGCCCTGCTGTGCGCGGCGGGCTTCGTGCTGCCCCGGCTGCTGCCCGCGACCCTCGCCCAGTGGCGCAGCATCTGGGACTACCGGGCGCTCGGTCCCCTGTGGGCGGAGCTGCGCAACGTGCCGACCGCGCCCAAACCCGCCCCGCCGCGCTGGCAGTTGCCGCGCGGCCGGCTCTACTACCGCGAGCTGCGCATCCTCGACGCGCTGCTCGCCCTCCAGTCCCGCTGCGACGGCCGGGTGCGCGAGACGGCGTACCGGCAGGCCCGCGGCCAGGGCAGCCCGCCGGGCGAGGCGCACTTCATCGCGGCGGCCGCGATGGTCGTGGACGCGGCCCACCAGGCGGGCAGTCCGCGGCCCCCGGCGGGCCCCGAGCAGGCGGGCGGCTCCCGGCTGCACACCGCGCTCTTCTCCGACACGGGTGAACTGGTGCGGCTGGCCCGGGCGCTGGCCGGCTCGCCGGTCGTCCGGGCGGCCCGGGAGGGCGCGGCCCGCACCGCCCGCGGCTGAGGGGCCGGTCCGGAACCCGGCGCCCGCCGGTGCGGGCGCCGGGAGCGAGGTCCATGCGCACGTGTCACCTGACGTCCCACCGGGCGTCCCACCGGGACGTCCGACCAGGAGAATCCGGACGTCTCACCAGAAGAATGGGGAACCGTGAACGCACGAAGAGCCGTTGTCATCGGGGCCGGACCGGCCGGTCTGCTGGCCGCCGCCGCGCTCGCGCCGGCCGTGGCCGAGGTCGTCGTACTCGACCACGACGAACTGCCCGAGACGCCCGGGCACCGCAAGGGGGTGCCCCAGTCCCGGCACGCCCATCTGCTGATGCCCGGGGGCATGGCGGTGATGGAGGAACTGCTCGCCGGGGCCGACCTGCGGGGGCGGCTGGTGGCGGCCGGGGCCAGGGAGACCGCGCTGAGCTCGGACCTGCTGACCCTCGCCCCGATGGGCTGGTTCCGGCGCTGGCGGCACCGCACCTTCATCACCATGACCGCGAGCCGCCCGCTGCTGGAGTGGGGTGTGCGCCGGGCGGTACTGGACACGCACCCCCAGGTCAGGGTGCGCCGCGCCCGGGTGAGCGGGCTGCGCGGCAGCGCCCTGCGGGTGACCGGCGTCCGCCTGGCCGGGCAGGGCGGCGGCCCGCCCGAGGACCTGGACGCCGACTGGGTGGTGGACGCGAGCGGCCGGGGCACCCGGCTGCTGCCCTGGCTCGACGCCCTCGGCGTGGGCGGCATCCGCGAGCGCCATGTCGACAGCGGCCTGGCCAACGCCACCCGCGTCTACCGCACCCCGCCCGGCGCCCGCGACTGGCCGATGACCCTGATGCAGGCCGACCCCTGGAGCGGGCGGCCCGGACGCAGCGGCATGATCGTGCCGATCGAGGACGGCAAGTGGATGGTGAGCCTCGGCGGGATGCGGGGCAGCGAGCCGCCGAAGGACCCGGACGCCTTCGTGGCCTACGCGCTGGACCTGCCGAGTCCCCTGGTGGGCCGGCTGATCGAGGCCGCCGAGCCGCTCGGCCCGGTGCACGTCAGCCGCAGCACCAGCAACTCCCGCCGGTACCTGGAGGACGCGCGCCGGTGGCCGGAGCGCCTGGTGGCGATCGGGGACGCGGCGGCCACGTTCAACCCGATCTACGGGCAGGGCATGTCCGCCGCCGCGTTCGGCGCCCGCGCCCTGGCGGAGGCGGTGCGCGCGTACGGCGTCGAGGCGCCGGGGCTGGCGCGGCGGGTGCAGCGCGCGGTGGCCCGCGCGGGGCAGGGGGCGTGGACGGCGGCCGTCAGCACCGATGTCCTCTACCCGGGGGTTCAGGGCGCCCGCGCGACGCTCGGGGACCGGCTGGCCGCCGCCTACTCCCGGCGCCTGAACCACGCGGCCACCGGCTCCTACAGCGCGGCCTCCGCCCTCTGGGACGTCACCACCCTGCGCACCTCGCCCGCCCGGCTGTTCCGCCCCGACGCCCTCCTCCACGCCCTCACCGGCCCCCCGCTCCCCGCCCTGTCGGGCCCCCCGCTGACGACCGCCGAACGCGCCTTCCTGTCCGACCTCACACCCGGGTCGTAGGACCGCCGAAGGGCAGGTGGAGCACCCGGAAGGCGAGCAGCTGCCGCACAGCGTTCATGTGCCCGTGTACCAGTCCAGGAACCATGGCCGCGAAAGGAATTCACACCGCCGCGTACGTCACCGGATCGCTTCCCGGCACCTGTTCCACCCGGCCCCGCTCGAGGAGGTGGCGCAGATGGGCCTCGGCCTCCGAGACGGCGATGGTGCGGGAGGCGGGCGGGATGTCGGCCCAGGGCCGGTTCCAGCGCATGCGCTCGGCCAGCTGCCAGGGGGTGAGCGGGACGGCCAGCAGGGCGAGCAGGCCCCGCAGCCGCTTCTCGTGGTGGTCCAGCAACTCCCGTACCCGGGCGGGCGCGTCGGTGAAGGCGTGCCGGTGCGCGGGCAGCACCTCGGCCGGGCCGAGGCGGCCTACCCGCTCCAGGGAGCCGAGGTAGTCGCCGAGCGGGTCGGTCACGGTGGCGTCGTCCGGATCCTCGTACAGGCCGATGTGCGGGGTGATCCCGGGCAGCATGTGGTCGCCGCTGAACAGGCGGCCCCGGCCCGGGAGTCCGCCCGGGTGCGCCTCCTCCAGGTGCAGGCAGACATGGCCGGGGGTGTGCCCCGGGGTCCAGACCGCGCGCAGCCGGCGGCCCGGCAGGTCGAGGAGTTCACCGGGGACGATCTCCCGGTCCGGCGCGGCGGGGGAGAAGCGGGGCAGCGCACGGCCGCCCGCCGCGGCCGCCCGCAGCGGTGCCACCTGCTCCCGCGGCGCCCCCGCCGCCGTCAGCTTGGCGGCCATGTACGCGTACCACCGCTCGGGCCGCGCCTCGCGCGTCCTGCGGACGATCGCCGCGTCCGCCGCGTGCATCGCCACCCACGCCCCGGACACCTCGCGCACCCGCCCGCACAGCCCGTGGTGGTCCGGGTGGTGATGGGTGACGACCACCCCGGTCACCTCCGACACCCCGGTGCCGCAGGCGGCGAGGCCCGCCACCAGGGTGTCCCAGGAGTCCGGGTCGTCCCAGCCGGTGTCGACGAGCACCGGCCCCCGGCCGGTGTCCACCACGTACACCAGCGTGTAGCCGAGCGGGTTGTCCGGGATGGGCACCCGGATCGACCGCACGCCCCCGCCGTGATCGAACGTCCGCGCCATGGTCCGCCCCTTCGCCCGCCGGTCTCCGACCCGCCCATTGCCCACCATTACCGGAACTGATATCAGTTCTGATGCAGCGTCAGAAAGTGCATCGCCAGAAGTGGTGTGCGGCAGGCGGCGCGGTGGGAGGCAGCCATGACCGGGCTCGTGGAACACGGACAGCTCTACATCGGCGGGGAGTTGACGGAGCCGCTGGGCGAGGACGTCATCGAGGTGATCTCCCCGCACACCGAGGAGGTCATCGGCCGGGTGCCACACGCCTCGCGCGCGGACGTGGACCGGGCGGTGGCCGCGGCGCGCCGGGCCTTCGACGAGGGGCCCTGGCCACGCATGACCCCCGAGGAACGGATCGGCGTCGTCACCCGGATCAAGGACGGCATCGCCGCCCGGCACGAGGAGATCGCCCGGGTGATCTCCGCCGAGAACGGCTCCCCGTACTCCTGGAGCGTCCTCGCCCAGGCGCTCGGCGCGATGATGGTGTGGGACTCGGCGATCCGCGTCGCCCGGGAGTACGTGTACGAGGAGCGGCGCGACGGCGCCCTCGGGCCGCTGCTGGTGCGCCGGGAGCCGGTCGGCGTGGTGGCCGCCGTGGTGCCGTGGAACGTGCCCCAGTTCGTCGCCGCCGCCAAGCTCGCGCCCGCGCTGCTGACCGGCTGCACCGCCGTACTCAAACCGTCCCCGGAATCCCCGCTGGACGCCTACCTGCTCGGTGAGATCGCCCGCGAGGCCGGGCTGCCCGAAGGGGTGCTGTCCATCCTGCCCGCCGACCGGGAGGTCGGCGAGTACCTGGTCGGGCATCCGGGCCTGGACAAGGTGTCCTTCACCGGGTCGGTCGCGGCCGGCAAACGCGTGATGGCGGTCGCGGCCCGGCAACTCACCCGGGTCACCCTGGAGCTGGGCGGCAAGTCGGCGGCGATCGTGCTGCCGGACGCGGACCTCGCGACGGCGGTCGCGGGGATCGTACCGGCGGCCTGGATGAACAACGGGCAGGCGTGCGTGGCCCAGACCCGCGTCCTCGTGCCGCGCGCCCGCTACGACGAGTTCGCCGACGCCCTCGCCCGCGCCGCGGACGGGCTCGTGGTCGGCGACCCGCTGGACCCCGCCACCCAGATCGGCCCGCTGGTCGCCCGCCGCCAGCAGGCGCGCAGCCTCGACTACATCCGCCTCGGCCAGGAGGAGGGCGCCAAGGTCCTGTGCGGCGGCGGCCGTCCGGTCGGCCTGGAGCGCGGCTGGTACGTCGAGCCGACGCTCTTCGGGGACGTCGACAACTCCATGCGGATCGCCCGCGAGGAGATCTTCGGGCCGGTCGTCTGCCTGCTGCCGTACGGCGACGAGCGGGAGGCCGTACGGATCGCCGACGACTCCGAGTACGGCCTCTCCGGCAGTGTGTGGACTTCCGACGTCGAGCGCGGTATCGACGTCGCCCGCCGGGTGCGCACCGGCACCTACAGCGTCAACACCTTCAGCCTGGACATGCTGGGCCCCTTCGGCGGCTACAAGAACTCCGGGATCGGGCGGGAGTTCGGGCCCGAGGGCTACGGCGCCTATCTGGAGCACAAGATGATCCACCTCCCGGCGGGGGCGTGAACCATGGCCGACCGCTGGCACATCGAGGTCGACCGGTCCCTGTGCGTCGGCTCCGGCCAGTGCCTGCACCACGCGCCGGGCCGCTTCCGCCTCGACTCCGCCCGCCAGTCCCACCCGGTGGACCCCGACACCGACGCCGCCGAACCCGTCCTCACGGCGGCCGAGACCTGCCCGGCGGAGGCCATCTCCCTCACCCTCGAAGGCAGCGGGGAGCCGGTGTTCCCGCCCGAGGAGTGAGCGCGCCGGGCGCTATCGAGCCGGGCCGGTCAGGTCGATCAGCCGGCAGACCGTCTCGATGTCGATCTTCACCTGGGCGATGGAGGCACGGCCGGAGAGCCAGGTGACGAGGGCCGAGTGCCAGGTGTGCTCGATGACCCGGACGGCGGAGAGCTGCTCGGGACTCGGGTCGTCCAGGCCCATCGCGTCCAGGATGATCGCCGTGGTCTGCCGGGAGACCTGGTCCACGTCGGGGCTGACACTGCGGTCCGCGAAGGTCAGGGCGCGGACCATCGCGTCGGCCAGATGCGGCTCGCGCTGCAACGCCCGGAAGGCCCGCATCAGGGTCTCGGCGACCCGCTCGGCGGCGGTGTCACCGGCGGGCGGCTTGCGGCGCAGGGTGCCGTGCATGCGCTCCAGCTGGTCCTGCATCGTGGCCACCAGCAGATGCACCTTGGACGGGAAGTACCGGTACAGCGTGCCGAGGGCCACCTGGGAGGACTCGGCCACCTCGCGCATCTGCACCGCGTCGAAACCACCCCGGCCCGCCAGCCGCGCGCTCGCGTGCAGGATGCGGCGACGGCGGGCTTCCTGACGCTCCGTCAGGGGCGGCGGGGGAGTGCGCGACGTACTGGCTTCCGCAGGCATGGGTCCCGTTCCGTGACAATCGGTGAGGGTGTCGGTAGGGCACGTGATCGGACAGCATGGCAGGGCCGCGCGCCGTGGCGCGAATCACCTGATCCACTGCTCACAGCACCCCTACCTGCCGGTAGATTCAGAGGCTCTTGAACGATCAAGTCTGAAACTTGTTCTAGATTAGCGTCCCGTCGTAGTCTCGCGGGACAGTGCAGGCAGAAGGGGGCACAGAGTGACCGCCGAGGCCCGGCAAGCGGGTGCCCGTGAGGACTTCGCCGCCGACGGGGAGCGACCGCTCGACATCGCGCTCCTCACCTATAAGGGGAACCCGTTCTGCGGCGGGCAGGGCGTCTACGTACGGCACCTCTCGCGCGAACTGGCCCGCCTCGGACACCGCGTCGAGGTCATCGGCTCCCAGCCCTACCCCGTGCTCGACGAGGGCTACCCCGCGCTCACCCTGACCGA comes from the Streptomyces sp. SUK 48 genome and includes:
- a CDS encoding phosphotransferase, with amino-acid sequence MTTPGELLGSGRTADVYVLDTGWVLRRDREGRGDAAAEAAVMTYVRRHGYPAPRVRPTGSRTELVLERLSGPTLLAALVAGRVGPAEAGALLAGLLRRLHALPGRDPADPGARVLHLDLHPDNVMLTPDGPRVIDWSNAEDGGPGLDWGMSAVILGQVAVGSTALAEPARASLVALLAGPSPLGREAVAEALRRRAANPTMSAEETESLREAGELVRKVAQLT
- a CDS encoding toxin translates to MVRTTRKMRRFANELIDPLRVSIPADPADLLDALVESAIRWRGRPIVVHQANFPPGTSATGLWIERAGRDDIVIEADAPPWMKLVILGHELWHMADDDPAHRAAHTEAAPAPDGTVATAARTRFLEAAEQRADLFGMLIGDRLRPWLKASPDSVYAAHTSGHDDLAGRIGAALNYRGAR
- a CDS encoding MAB_1171c family putative transporter; the encoded protein is MSDVINYASCGLLWLGLLTKAPDLARRWRDPFLLTLSAVLALASLGFLLGAPGTVGFVNDASGVPNLAAPLTYGSVTAYGAASLALVMRWRGGPGTGRAIRRWTLGYTAVLAGVAALFLLGDAAVERRTDFDTYYATTPYIAEMIVLYLGAHLTAVVVTACRSLSWARQLRGPLRAGLVTMGAGNLVGCGYSVAKLLAVGARWCGRDWVVLGTTFPAACAGLGAAITVIGIVIPLLAPFLAVRARCWRAFARLGPLERTLTGLLTREGLRAPRPLWPSATRWLTWRQSSIYNGLHHLGRHLDEGLFRQTYADRARAGADPQDAEAAAWAAVIAAALRAPRDGGPETVVPLTGRPDLPVLLRISDALAEGTGHRALAVC
- a CDS encoding MAB_1171c family putative transporter is translated as MSLIVYTVASLFTVTALLIFRRPRLALRDPLTASTCVSIFLGGLCFFCSAPVTLGAVNDLTHVPNFGAPMTYSVISAYSASLLILLINWRGGPAERVRGQVVRVATVYSLLIIAVITLFALAHAPVERLRDLDTYYANTPYMREMIVLYLLGHGACAVITIYVCLRWSREVTGILRTGLRLIMAGLAVDVLGFEGAKATAVMARWAGYDLDRLSTGLAPRAAALGALLCAAGFVLPRLLPATLAQWRSIWDYRALGPLWAELRNVPTAPKPAPPRWQLPRGRLYYRELRILDALLALQSRCDGRVRETAYRQARGQGSPPGEAHFIAAAAMVVDAAHQAGSPRPPAGPEQAGGSRLHTALFSDTGELVRLARALAGSPVVRAAREGAARTARG
- a CDS encoding FAD-dependent monooxygenase; translated protein: MNARRAVVIGAGPAGLLAAAALAPAVAEVVVLDHDELPETPGHRKGVPQSRHAHLLMPGGMAVMEELLAGADLRGRLVAAGARETALSSDLLTLAPMGWFRRWRHRTFITMTASRPLLEWGVRRAVLDTHPQVRVRRARVSGLRGSALRVTGVRLAGQGGGPPEDLDADWVVDASGRGTRLLPWLDALGVGGIRERHVDSGLANATRVYRTPPGARDWPMTLMQADPWSGRPGRSGMIVPIEDGKWMVSLGGMRGSEPPKDPDAFVAYALDLPSPLVGRLIEAAEPLGPVHVSRSTSNSRRYLEDARRWPERLVAIGDAAATFNPIYGQGMSAAAFGARALAEAVRAYGVEAPGLARRVQRAVARAGQGAWTAAVSTDVLYPGVQGARATLGDRLAAAYSRRLNHAATGSYSAASALWDVTTLRTSPARLFRPDALLHALTGPPLPALSGPPLTTAERAFLSDLTPGS
- a CDS encoding MBL fold metallo-hydrolase, producing the protein MARTFDHGGGVRSIRVPIPDNPLGYTLVYVVDTGRGPVLVDTGWDDPDSWDTLVAGLAACGTGVSEVTGVVVTHHHPDHHGLCGRVREVSGAWVAMHAADAAIVRRTREARPERWYAYMAAKLTAAGAPREQVAPLRAAAAGGRALPRFSPAAPDREIVPGELLDLPGRRLRAVWTPGHTPGHVCLHLEEAHPGGLPGRGRLFSGDHMLPGITPHIGLYEDPDDATVTDPLGDYLGSLERVGRLGPAEVLPAHRHAFTDAPARVRELLDHHEKRLRGLLALLAVPLTPWQLAERMRWNRPWADIPPASRTIAVSEAEAHLRHLLERGRVEQVPGSDPVTYAAV
- a CDS encoding aldehyde dehydrogenase — translated: MTGLVEHGQLYIGGELTEPLGEDVIEVISPHTEEVIGRVPHASRADVDRAVAAARRAFDEGPWPRMTPEERIGVVTRIKDGIAARHEEIARVISAENGSPYSWSVLAQALGAMMVWDSAIRVAREYVYEERRDGALGPLLVRREPVGVVAAVVPWNVPQFVAAAKLAPALLTGCTAVLKPSPESPLDAYLLGEIAREAGLPEGVLSILPADREVGEYLVGHPGLDKVSFTGSVAAGKRVMAVAARQLTRVTLELGGKSAAIVLPDADLATAVAGIVPAAWMNNGQACVAQTRVLVPRARYDEFADALARAADGLVVGDPLDPATQIGPLVARRQQARSLDYIRLGQEEGAKVLCGGGRPVGLERGWYVEPTLFGDVDNSMRIAREEIFGPVVCLLPYGDEREAVRIADDSEYGLSGSVWTSDVERGIDVARRVRTGTYSVNTFSLDMLGPFGGYKNSGIGREFGPEGYGAYLEHKMIHLPAGA
- a CDS encoding ferredoxin — protein: MADRWHIEVDRSLCVGSGQCLHHAPGRFRLDSARQSHPVDPDTDAAEPVLTAAETCPAEAISLTLEGSGEPVFPPEE
- a CDS encoding TetR family transcriptional regulator translates to MPAEASTSRTPPPPLTERQEARRRRILHASARLAGRGGFDAVQMREVAESSQVALGTLYRYFPSKVHLLVATMQDQLERMHGTLRRKPPAGDTAAERVAETLMRAFRALQREPHLADAMVRALTFADRSVSPDVDQVSRQTTAIILDAMGLDDPSPEQLSAVRVIEHTWHSALVTWLSGRASIAQVKIDIETVCRLIDLTGPAR